A genomic stretch from Erysipelothrix sp. HDW6C includes:
- a CDS encoding PadR family transcriptional regulator — translation MIPLLILGLIYQNPDSSGYDLLRLMDERHYKYIVKVTKGSFYYNVQQLEEKGHINQVDTGEVSSHDARHYKITDSGINTFNELMKHYGSITDYVNLTLYGPLLFADMYDKKELLELLELQIQQTQAKVELLEMSLVTAEPSYFTMMLANSRAHHLVNIEWFTTLIENLH, via the coding sequence ATGATTCCATTGTTGATTCTGGGCTTAATCTACCAAAATCCCGATTCAAGTGGCTATGACCTTTTGCGACTTATGGATGAGCGTCATTACAAATACATTGTGAAAGTCACAAAAGGATCTTTTTACTACAATGTACAACAGCTTGAGGAAAAAGGTCATATCAACCAGGTTGATACAGGTGAAGTGAGCAGTCATGATGCGCGTCACTACAAAATCACTGACTCTGGTATCAATACTTTCAATGAACTCATGAAGCATTATGGATCCATAACAGATTATGTAAACCTTACACTGTATGGGCCACTTCTCTTCGCAGATATGTACGATAAAAAAGAACTATTAGAGCTACTTGAGTTACAAATTCAGCAAACACAAGCAAAAGTTGAACTTCTTGAAATGAGCTTAGTGACTGCAGAGCCATCCTATTTCACGATGATGCTCGCGAATTCACGCGCACATCATTTGGTAAATATCGAATGGTTCACAACCCTCATCGAGAATTTGCATTAA
- a CDS encoding sialate O-acetylesterase, with amino-acid sequence MKSILMIGQSNMAGRGFIADVAPLINEHVFMLRNGRWQMMAEPINPDRSVAGISLAATFADAWSHDNPGEQIGLIPCAEGGSSLEDWNVDGHLFRHALSEARFAMETSEIIGILWHQGESDSHSGLHQSYYDKLSVNMRTLKDTLQLHAVPLIIGELGDFLGKSGFGLYSSEYKEINHVLRHYTNDHTNTYIVSSQLLTSNPDGIHMDAVSLRRFGLRYYAAFKEQKNVDEPLKNEMDMVMAIESRTLTPNETMHDLTTKLAKGKIDYQTFTESLTGKS; translated from the coding sequence ATGAAATCAATTTTAATGATTGGCCAATCAAACATGGCTGGACGCGGTTTTATCGCCGATGTCGCCCCCTTAATTAACGAGCACGTATTTATGCTGCGCAATGGGCGCTGGCAAATGATGGCTGAACCGATCAATCCCGATCGCAGTGTAGCAGGTATTAGCCTTGCAGCAACGTTTGCAGATGCATGGTCACATGATAACCCCGGTGAACAAATTGGGCTCATTCCTTGTGCAGAGGGCGGTAGTTCTTTAGAAGACTGGAATGTCGATGGGCATCTTTTCCGCCATGCGCTCAGCGAGGCACGTTTCGCTATGGAGACCAGTGAAATTATCGGAATTCTTTGGCATCAAGGTGAAAGTGACAGTCATTCAGGATTACACCAAAGTTACTACGATAAACTCTCAGTTAACATGAGAACACTTAAAGATACCCTCCAACTCCATGCCGTTCCCCTTATCATTGGCGAACTGGGAGACTTCCTTGGTAAATCGGGATTTGGGCTCTACAGCAGTGAGTACAAGGAAATAAACCACGTCCTTCGACACTATACAAACGACCATACCAACACCTATATAGTAAGTTCGCAACTCTTAACGAGTAACCCCGACGGAATCCATATGGATGCAGTTTCACTGCGAAGATTCGGACTTCGTTATTATGCGGCATTCAAAGAACAAAAGAATGTGGACGAGCCACTCAAAAACGAGATGGATATGGTGATGGCCATCGAATCACGGACACTAACGCCTAACGAAACCATGCATGATCTTACAACAAAGCTTGCAAAAGGAAAAATCGACTACCAAACTTTCACAGAAAGTCTTACAGGTAAGTCATGA